One Punica granatum isolate Tunisia-2019 chromosome 3, ASM765513v2, whole genome shotgun sequence genomic window carries:
- the LOC116201346 gene encoding SNF1-related protein kinase regulatory subunit gamma-like PV42a, translating to MQRIIPSTATRTPSLLLFPRFSFRTVAMAQSPAAAQSLKQHLQEKKVRDLILAKRSLVDVPHTATLSEAMTTLVSHHVLAVPVSAPPDHWIGAGGSMIMESDEQTGAVRKQYIGVLTMLDSLAHIAGDGGERLELDQKMADPVTAVIGHCLEGLSLWTLNPNTGILDCLEVFSKGIHRALVPLDSHVDSTSGVELAELAPGYRMLSQMDVVRFLKENAKEMSGIVSRSAKDLGAISRTVYAITDRTKVVDAIKCMRGHLINAVPIVASEDDDPEENHSCLLDVTGEGRRLVGTFSATDLRGCHLATLQSWLFVSALDFTEKTSSSPLYAGTSEGTRPRRPVTCKNESSLTEVMEKAVDKHVHRVWVVDDQGLLTGIVSLTDIIRVLRVAILSA from the exons ATGCAGCGAATAATCCCAAGCACAGCAACCAGAACCCCttccctcctcctcttccctcGCTTTAGCTTCAGAACCGTAGCCATGGCCCAATCACCGGCAGCGGCACAATCCCTGAAGCAACACCTCCAGGAGAAGAAGGTGAGGGACCTCATCCTCGCCAAGAGATCCCTCGTGGACGTCCCCCACACCGCCACCCTCTCCGAAGCCATGACCACCCTCGTGTCCCACCACGTGCTCGCCGTCCCCGTGTCTGCGCCGCCCGATCACTGGATTGGGGCTGGCGGCTCAATGATCATGGAGTCCGACGAGCAGACCGGTGCCGTGAGGAAGCAGTACATAGGTGTATTGACCATGCTGGACAGTCTCGCCCATATAGCTGGGGATGGTGGGGAAAGGTTGGAGCTTGACCAGAAGATGGCTGACCCCGTCACGGCCGTTATTGGGCACTGCCTCGAGGGTCTTAGTCTCTGGACGCTGAATCCTAATACcgg CATCCTAGATTGCTTGGAAGTGTTCAGCAAAGGCATCCACCGCGCTTTAGTACCGCTGGACAGCCACGTCGACAGTACCTCTGGCGTGGAACTGGCCGAGTTGGCCCCAGGCTACCGAATGCTCTCCCAGATGGACGTGGTCAGATTTTTGAAGGAGAATGCCAAGGAGATGTCGGGCATAGTTTCCCGCTCTGCTAAGGACTTGGGAGCAATCAGTCGAACCGTCTATGCTATTACTGACAG AACCAAGGTCGTTGATGCAATCAAGTGCATGAGGGGCCATCTGATCAACGCTGTTCCGATTGTGGCTTCCGAAGATGATGATCCTGAGGAAAACCACAGCTGCCTTCTCGATGTAACT GGTGAGGGCAGGAGGCTGGTCGGGACATTCTCTGCTACGGATTTGAGGGGATGCCATCTCGCAACGCTACAGTCATGGCTGTTTGTGAGCGCACTGGACTTCACAGAGAAGACCTCGTCAAGCCCGCTATATGCAGGTACCAGTGAAGGAACTCGACCTAGAAGGCCCGTGACTTGCAAGAATGAGTCATCCCTCACCGAAGTGATGGAAAAGGCCGTAGATAAGCATGTGCATCGGGTTTGGGTTGTGGACGACCAAGGCCTGCTGACCGGCATTGTTTCTCTCACTGACATTATACGAGTTCTAAGGGTTGCAATCTTATCGGCTTAA